A window of Fibrobacter sp. genomic DNA:
TTCCGGCACCGCTTTTGCGTTCCGTTAGAACTGGAAGTAGATGAACGGGCAGGAGTCCGCGCTCATGAACTGGTATATCACGAAGATGATGAATGCCGTGGAAAGCACCATCAGCGGGATGGGCTGCGATGCGAACATGATGCGGTAGCGGCTCTTCCATTTCTTGGGAATCCAGTGGATGAGCATGCCCGCGATGAACACGAGGATGATGTTGATGTGTTCCCAGGCGATGGTGCCGAGCGTATCCCATTTCCAGGCGGTACCCATCTGGTTCACCATGTTCTTGGCCGTATTCCAGGCGACTTCGTTCGCTTCGGCGGGGTCGAGGTTCGAACCTGCGCGGAAGAACAGGCGCGTAAACGTGATGAACACGAAGGTGAGCGTCACGTTCCAGGCCACATAGAGCCAGTGGTAGGTCTTGTCGCTGAACAGGCGGAAAATCATGACGGAGTATATGCCGATGAACAGCACTCCGAACCATACTGCGGTAATCGCGCAGATGGGCAGGTGGAACTTCTTGTAGATGACGGCGCTTGCGGCAAAGAGCAGGAACGCTGCCGTGGCGCGGAACGTGCGGCTGCGCTTGACCCAGATTTTGTTGAACACCTGGCCGAACCCGTTGAGGCCGCCCCAGATGATGAAGTTCCAGCTGGCACCGTGCCACCAACCGCCCACGATCTGGGTGGCCATGGCGTTCATGTTCGTGGTGATGAACTTGCGGGAATCCGGCTTGAAGTAGGCGTAGATGGAAATGTAGAGGAAGAGCGCACCGAGCGCGATGGCGACCCACACGCTGCCCGAAAGCATGATGGCCACGAGACTCAGGAATCCCATCCAGAAGAACGTTCCGATGGAGGCTCCGCGGTTACCGCCCAGCGGAATGTACAGGTAGTCGCGCCACCAGCTCGAAAGACTGATGTGCCAACGGCGCCAGAATTCGGTGGGGGAGAGCGCTTTGTAGGGGCTGTTGAAGTTCTGCGGCAGGCGGAAACCCATCAGGAGGGCGACGCCGATGGCGATGTCGGTATAACCCGAGAAGTCGGCGTACACCTGCAGGGAGTAGGCGAAGAGCGCGATGAGGTTCTCGAGACCGGTGTAGAGCAGGGGCTGGTCGAACACGCGGTCCACGAAGTTCGTCGCGAGGTAGTCGCTCAAAATGATTTTCTTGCCGAGCCCGTTCAGAATCCAGAATACGGCCATCCCGAAGGCGCGGCGGGGCAAAAAGTAGGGCTTGTAGAGCTGCGGGACGAACTTGTCGGCGCGAACGATGGGGCCTGCCACGAGCTGCGGGAAGAACGAGAGGTAGAAACCGAAATCGAGGATGTTCTTGACGGCCTTGATTTTCCCACGGTAAATGTCGATGCAGTAGCTTATCGCCTGGAACGTGAAGAACGAGATGCCCACCGGCAGGATGATGGTATCGACCAGCGAGTGCGTGCCGAACATCTTGTTGCTTGCGGCGGCGAAGAAGTTGTAAACATGCAGTTCGATGCCGGTAAAGTCGTAGAGGGCGTCGAGGAAGAAGTAGGAATACTTGTAGTAGCAGAGAACGAGAAGGTCGATGATGACGATGATGATCATCAGGAACTTCTTTTTCCACTGCACCTGCGCTTTTTCAATCCACTTGCCTATGAAGAAGTTCGCGAGAACGCAGAAGATGAGGATGCAGACGTAGCTGCCGCTCGTCTTGTAGTAGAAGAACAGGCTGGTCGCGAAGAGGAATGTGTTGCGGAGCAGGAGCTTCCGGTGCACAAGCGAGAAGATGGCGAAAACGACCGCGAAGAATCCCCAGAAATAGAACTGCGTGAAGAGAAGCGGACTATTCGGATCGAAAGCAAACGTGCGGGTGAGATAGGGAATTAAATAGTCTAACATATCGGTGTCGTGGCTTATTTCTCGCTCTTTTCCAGTGCAGGCAGGTTTGCGATGTGTTCCTGGTACGAATCAATCAGGGCTTTGTAGAACATGTCGCCTAGAAGGTGATAGCCCGCCTGGTTGAAGTGAACTTTGTCTTTTTTCGCGAGGCTCGCTTTTTCCCATTTGGCCATGGAACCGAGGCCGCCCATCAGGGAGAACTTGTCCCAGATGCCCGCCTTGTACTTTTCAGCGAGCTTGAAGAAAGCCTTGCGTGCCTGTTCGCCTACGGGGTGCTGCACATAGCGGCGCTTGCGCACCTTGCGGAACATGTCGTTATTGGTCTCGAAAACGAAGGCCGCATTCGGGTTTACGCGCTTGATGCGCTGGATGAGCGTGTCGTAGTTGCCGCGGAACGCCTTCTCGTCGAATTTTTCCACGTTGGCATCGTTTACGCCGATTGCGAATATCACGAGGTCGGGCTTGACGAAGGCGAGTTCCTTCTCGAAAAGCGGGCATATTTCTTCAAAGTAGTGTGCGACGCGCGCCCCGTTGATGCCCACGTTCGTGTAGATGATTCCCGGGTAGTTGGATTCGGAGAGGACGCCGGTGAGCGTGAATCTCGGGCGTACCGCCGACATTGTTTTCGAAAGTTCGATAAGCGAATCGCATACCGCCTTCTGAGCGGAATCCGCGGGTGCCTTCGTCGAATCGAGCAGGGCGCATGCCGCCATCAGGCCGTTCTGCGCCTCATTGCGTTCGAGGCATGTGGTATCCATGATGTCGCAGTCTCCCTGGAACATGGAGTCCGCGGAGGCTTCCGCGTTTTCTTTTAAGGCGGCGTTCTTGCCCGAGGCGGAATCCTTGCCTGCCGTGGCGGAATCAATCTCGGTCGTGTCGAGGTTCGCACGGTAGATGGAATCTTGAACAAGCGAATCGATTACGTACTTAGCCACCTTCGCCTGGAGGGTAGTGTCTGCCCAGCGGAAGGCGAATGTCAGCGTGTCTATCGGGCGGGGGCTTTTGAATACGTAGCTCTGCGTCGCGGTGTCACGCACGCCGTAGATGTCGGTCGAATCGACTACGAGTACGGGGACGACGTTGTTGCTGTCGCTGTACCCGAACAGGCGGAATTTAGTTTCTTCGTAAATCGGGGAAGAGTTGTATTTGTCGAGCAGGAGCGTGAATTCGGCTCTCGGGTCGCTCGTGCTGACTGCGATGCCGAGGAGCCCGAGCGGCTTCTTCACTTCGCGGAGCACGTTCTTGCTCATGTCCCAGATGCCCTTGTACTGCGAGCCGTAGCTGGAGGGCGTATTCGTGCGGGCTGCGGAATACGGGAATACGAAACCGCGGCCGGCGGATGAACCCGGATATTCTTTGACGAGGTGCTCGCGGATGCGGCCCGAAATAACGTCGGCCTGGATGTGCGAGCCGCCGATGTGCATAATCCGTACCTGTCCCTTGTTCTCGAAGATGAGGGAATCCATCTTCTGGAAGAACGGCTCAAAGGAATCCTTGCCGCTCGGGAACTGGATGTAGTTGAGCGTGGAATCTATGAAATCGTACTTCGAAAAATCGATGACATAACCAGTCGGGTTCGAAACCGGCGGCGCTGCGAACAGCGCGGTGGCGATACATGCTATGGAACAGAGAATGCGCGGAAGCCTTGTCATTGAGCGTCCTCCGCCTGTGGAGCCGCTTCAGCGGGCTTTTCTGTTTTGTTTTCCTTGTACCACTTGCTCAGTTCCTTCAACTTCGCGTCGTCAATCTTGTGCCTGTCGCGGAACTTGAAGAAGTCGTAGTGCATGCGGAGCGCGTTGCAGAAGAGTTCACCCATGTAGGCTGCACCCCTGCGGCTGAAATGGATGTAGTCGGCTCCGGCGAGCGGCGGGGACTGCTTGACCCACTTGCGCATGGAACCTTCGCCGCCCATCACGCGGAACATATCCCAGTAGGCAAGGCCGTTTTCGAGTGCGATTTCGCGGAGCATCTGGATGGTGAGTTCCAGTCCGGGATAGCTCTTGATTTTGCCGTCCATCTGCTTGGCCATGTCGGCGGGTCCGATGAACAGAATGTCTGCATCGGGGTTGGCGTTCTGGACCGTCTGGATTTGCTTCGTGATGAGCTTGCGCGTGTATTCGAGGTTGCTCTTGTTGAGGCTCGGGACGAGGTTTCCGCCGTATTCCATGATGATGAGGCGTGCATTGATCGCCTTGAAGGATTCGGCCAGGAGTTCCTTGTCCATGCGGGTGAACACCGTGCCCGAACTGCCGCGCATGGCGACGTTGTCTACCGCGACGCCGTACGGGCCGTCCACGGAGATGGAATAGATTTCAGCATTGCCCGAGAGGTAGACCTTCGCGTTCGACGTGGTGTCGGGGAGCTTCCACGTGAACACGCGGAGTTTGTTGAACTTCTCGTCGGTGGGCGCGGGCGCGTCTACGAATTTCTTCTTGCGCTTTTCTTTTTCGGTGCCTTCGTTCTCGATAACGGTCGATTCGTATGCGAGCCGAGCCCTGAGGTTGCCGCGCTTGCTGGCGAGCACCTTGATGATTCCATAGCCGCCCACATGCGTGAACTTGCCGTCCTTGTCTTCGCGCTTCTTGATTCCGATGACTGCGCTGCCTTCGAGCTTGCTCACCTGCGCGAGCGGGCCGTAGCGGTTGTGGTCGGCGCGGTCTTCTTCGGTGCCGAACATGATGAAGCGGGTGAGGTCACCGTTGTTCCACACGCTGGTCGTCTGCGACGGGATGTTCAGCACCGCCGGGAGCATGCCCGGTCCGCCGCCGCCGAATTCCTTCTGCAGGTCTTCGCGGATGGTCGCCGATATGCGGTCTTCTTCGAGCTGGGAGTCGCCGTAGTGCACGATGTGCACGGTGTTCGAATCGATCTTCGCGAGTTCCAGGTGCAGGAACAGGCGGTCAAACCATGTGGGGTCGTTGTTCGGCAGGTCGAACCTGTTGCGTCCGTTCTGGAAGAAGTCTTCGTAGAACTTCAGCGAGTCGGAGAATTTCGCGAATTCCTTCGCTTGCGTGGCCGCCATCATTTCTTCGATAGCTTTCTGCGGGTCGGTTTCGGCGTTGTTGTCTTCCGCGATGGCGTTCGGGTCTTCTTTCTCGAAGATATCCGTGAGCGCGGGGAACCGGAAGGTGACGTCGGCGATAGAAATCCCGCTAGCCGGGTAAATCCACGCCAGAACGCCTAGGACAACGAACAGACTTAAGATACTGAGAAATGATTTGAATGGGGTCATGTGCTTTTATTCGGCTTTTTGCGGAGTGGTGCGGAGGCGTTCAACGATGGCTTCGGGGCTGCCCACGAGCATTTCGCCCACGCGCATGTCCTTGTATTCGAATTCGCCTGCGCCGGCCTTGGAACCGTCCACGTAGACGACAATCTTTGCGCCCTGGTAGTTCGCCTGGTCGAGCTGCTTGCCCATCTTCATCGGGGCGAGCGGGTGCGAGACGGAGCAGTTGCCGAACTTCGCGTCGCGGAACATCTGGGCGGTCTCGAAGACCTTCTTCATGTCGTTCGTGAAACTTGCAATGTAGAAGTCCACGCTCTGCTTGGGGCTCGGGAGCAGGTTGTGTTCTGCGAGCAGGTCGGCGAGAACCACGTCGCCCATGCCGAATCCCACGCCCGGAATGCGTTCGCCGCCGAGCTTTTCGGTGAGGCTGTCGTAACGTCCGCCGCCGGCGATGGCGCGCATGGACTTGCCCTTGTCAAAGACTTCGAACACGATGCCCGTGTAGTAGGCGAGGCCGCGCACGATAGAGAGGTCGAGGTTCACGCATTCGCCGTAACCTGCTGCCGTGAGCGTGGCGAACAGGTCTTCGATTTCGGCGAGGGCCGCGGTGGCGTTTTCACTGTGCACCTTGGTCTTGACTTCTTCGATGCTCTTGCAGCTCATGAAGTCGTCGAGCTGCTTCACCTGTTCTTCGGTGAGGCCTGCGTCGGCGAGAGCCTTCGCGAAGGCTTCGGGGCCGATTTTCAGACGGCGGTCGAGTACCGGGTAGACGAGCGCCGGGTTCGGGGCGCCAATCTCTTCGAGGTAGGTGGCCAAGAGCTTGCGGCTAGAGACGCCAATCGCAAATTCGCCGTCCTTGAGACCGAACTTGCGCAGCATCGTCGCGATGGAGGCGAGCAGGTCGGCTTCGGCGTAGATGCTCTCGGTGCCGATAATGTCCATGTTCAGCTGGAAGAACTCGCGCAGGCGGCCTTTCTGTGCCTTTTCGTAACGGAAAAGGCGCGGCATGCTGAACCACTTGAAGGGCTTCTTGAGTTCGCGGGCCTTCTGGATCACGAGGCGGGCGAGCGTCGGGGTCATTTCGGGGCGGAGCGCGATTTCACGGTCGCCCTTGTCCTTGAAGTTGTAAAGCTGGCTTACGATCTCTTCGCCGGACTTGCCGGTATAAAGCTCCAGATGCT
This region includes:
- a CDS encoding GDSL-type esterase/lipase family protein; translation: MTRLPRILCSIACIATALFAAPPVSNPTGYVIDFSKYDFIDSTLNYIQFPSGKDSFEPFFQKMDSLIFENKGQVRIMHIGGSHIQADVISGRIREHLVKEYPGSSAGRGFVFPYSAARTNTPSSYGSQYKGIWDMSKNVLREVKKPLGLLGIAVSTSDPRAEFTLLLDKYNSSPIYEETKFRLFGYSDSNNVVPVLVVDSTDIYGVRDTATQSYVFKSPRPIDTLTFAFRWADTTLQAKVAKYVIDSLVQDSIYRANLDTTEIDSATAGKDSASGKNAALKENAEASADSMFQGDCDIMDTTCLERNEAQNGLMAACALLDSTKAPADSAQKAVCDSLIELSKTMSAVRPRFTLTGVLSESNYPGIIYTNVGINGARVAHYFEEICPLFEKELAFVKPDLVIFAIGVNDANVEKFDEKAFRGNYDTLIQRIKRVNPNAAFVFETNNDMFRKVRKRRYVQHPVGEQARKAFFKLAEKYKAGIWDKFSLMGGLGSMAKWEKASLAKKDKVHFNQAGYHLLGDMFYKALIDSYQEHIANLPALEKSEK
- a CDS encoding MBOAT family protein yields the protein MLDYLIPYLTRTFAFDPNSPLLFTQFYFWGFFAVVFAIFSLVHRKLLLRNTFLFATSLFFYYKTSGSYVCILIFCVLANFFIGKWIEKAQVQWKKKFLMIIIVIIDLLVLCYYKYSYFFLDALYDFTGIELHVYNFFAAASNKMFGTHSLVDTIILPVGISFFTFQAISYCIDIYRGKIKAVKNILDFGFYLSFFPQLVAGPIVRADKFVPQLYKPYFLPRRAFGMAVFWILNGLGKKIILSDYLATNFVDRVFDQPLLYTGLENLIALFAYSLQVYADFSGYTDIAIGVALLMGFRLPQNFNSPYKALSPTEFWRRWHISLSSWWRDYLYIPLGGNRGASIGTFFWMGFLSLVAIMLSGSVWVAIALGALFLYISIYAYFKPDSRKFITTNMNAMATQIVGGWWHGASWNFIIWGGLNGFGQVFNKIWVKRSRTFRATAAFLLFAASAVIYKKFHLPICAITAVWFGVLFIGIYSVMIFRLFSDKTYHWLYVAWNVTLTFVFITFTRLFFRAGSNLDPAEANEVAWNTAKNMVNQMGTAWKWDTLGTIAWEHINIILVFIAGMLIHWIPKKWKSRYRIMFASQPIPLMVLSTAFIIFVIYQFMSADSCPFIYFQF
- the hisS gene encoding histidine--tRNA ligase, translated to MSISIPQLPKGTRDFYPEAERIQNYIFDTWRSVAESFAYEEYEGPMFEHLELYTGKSGEEIVSQLYNFKDKGDREIALRPEMTPTLARLVIQKARELKKPFKWFSMPRLFRYEKAQKGRLREFFQLNMDIIGTESIYAEADLLASIATMLRKFGLKDGEFAIGVSSRKLLATYLEEIGAPNPALVYPVLDRRLKIGPEAFAKALADAGLTEEQVKQLDDFMSCKSIEEVKTKVHSENATAALAEIEDLFATLTAAGYGECVNLDLSIVRGLAYYTGIVFEVFDKGKSMRAIAGGGRYDSLTEKLGGERIPGVGFGMGDVVLADLLAEHNLLPSPKQSVDFYIASFTNDMKKVFETAQMFRDAKFGNCSVSHPLAPMKMGKQLDQANYQGAKIVVYVDGSKAGAGEFEYKDMRVGEMLVGSPEAIVERLRTTPQKAE